One Microbacter margulisiae genomic window carries:
- the galA gene encoding beta-galactosidase GalA, with protein MMYKIHSFKGIVCFVGMLFLATASFGKNQAKEGKSSSIREHLLMDFGWRFAFGNAIDAKKDFNFGTGYFSYLAKAGYGDGPASSGFDDRCWRLLNLPHDWAVEMPFSPKASSSHGYKTVGRGFPETSIGWYRKTFFIPETDLGKRISIQFDGVFRDAKVFVNGFYLGHHSSGYLPFTYDITDYLNYDGNNVVVVRVNATREEGWFYEGAGIYRHVWLDITSPLHVAQYGTFITSTLTKNHSADVMARATLANDGRKKSVFEISQTIIDAKSNLIATRKIANLNLKPGEHKEFYCVLPVKNPELWDVNSPYLYKLITKVVSDDTLTDRYTTTFGIRTVRFDPDKGFFLNGKRLEIKGTNNHQDAAGVGIAVPDAMQVFRIKRLKEMGDNAIRCSHNPPSPALLNACDSLGMLVIDENREVGTNPQQLHQLREMICHDRNHPCVFLWSLGNEEWAIEGNIKGARVIRTMQDYAGRLDSSRAFTAAVSGGWDNGIGMVTQVMGYNYIVQGNIDEHHAKFPWQSGIGTEESNTIGTRGVYITNDSTAHMAPTNRMPQNVGTESGWKFYAARPFLAGLCYWTGFDYRGEPTPYGWPQVSSQFGILDMCGFPKDIFYYLKSWWGKQPVLHISPYWNWNVKEGTSIQVIAYSNCDSVELFLNHKSLGSKIMPVNSHLEWQVPYERGTLLALGFKNGKQIIADSVQTSGPPAAIQLIPDRSVIKADGADVSVITVRMNDAKARFVPDADNEIYFHLAGPGKIIGVGNGDPSSHEKDRFVENNQMVAIDSLTFQLVKSQQDYPDAIKTWNDRYWPSLTTAQGDYNVQPHDSLKACIICGQFYLSSYESNTTIALWPKSLGETENVYINGHLIASHIKRNDPVVRYEINHAILHKGKNIYTVVAIPLEKKYQYENLNTDPGTIQVCTPASTWRRKAFNGLAQVIVQSGKTPGTLTLSATSDDLSTAKIMIQTKPCKSYPEIQSAIQTK; from the coding sequence ATGATGTATAAAATCCACTCGTTCAAAGGCATTGTCTGCTTTGTGGGTATGTTGTTTTTGGCAACAGCTTCCTTTGGGAAAAACCAGGCAAAAGAAGGCAAATCCTCTTCTATTAGGGAGCATTTGCTTATGGACTTTGGTTGGCGATTTGCATTTGGGAATGCCATAGATGCAAAGAAAGATTTCAATTTTGGAACAGGTTATTTTTCATATCTGGCCAAAGCCGGCTATGGAGATGGGCCTGCATCTTCTGGTTTTGATGACCGTTGCTGGCGGTTATTAAATCTTCCGCATGACTGGGCAGTAGAAATGCCTTTTAGTCCTAAGGCAAGCTCAAGCCATGGGTACAAAACAGTTGGGAGAGGTTTTCCGGAAACCAGCATAGGATGGTATCGCAAAACTTTTTTTATCCCGGAAACTGATCTTGGCAAACGTATTTCTATCCAGTTCGATGGAGTTTTCCGTGATGCAAAGGTATTTGTAAATGGCTTTTATCTTGGGCATCATAGTTCCGGATATTTACCTTTTACCTATGATATTACCGATTATCTCAATTATGATGGGAACAATGTGGTTGTGGTTCGTGTGAATGCAACCAGGGAAGAGGGTTGGTTTTATGAGGGGGCAGGTATTTATCGCCATGTCTGGTTGGATATCACGTCACCCCTGCACGTGGCTCAATATGGTACTTTTATTACCTCTACCCTTACTAAAAATCATTCTGCCGATGTTATGGCGCGGGCTACACTTGCAAACGATGGACGGAAGAAGAGTGTGTTTGAAATCAGCCAGACGATCATTGATGCTAAAAGCAATCTCATTGCAACAAGAAAAATTGCTAACCTGAATTTAAAACCTGGTGAACATAAAGAATTTTATTGTGTTTTACCCGTCAAAAACCCTGAATTGTGGGATGTTAATTCTCCTTATCTGTACAAGCTGATTACAAAGGTTGTCTCGGATGATACACTTACAGATCGTTACACAACAACATTTGGGATACGCACTGTGAGATTTGACCCGGATAAGGGATTCTTTCTCAATGGCAAGCGTTTAGAGATTAAAGGAACCAACAACCATCAGGATGCTGCCGGGGTAGGCATTGCAGTTCCAGATGCCATGCAGGTTTTCCGAATCAAACGATTAAAAGAGATGGGTGATAATGCCATTCGTTGTTCCCATAACCCTCCTTCACCGGCTTTATTGAATGCTTGTGACAGTTTGGGAATGCTTGTGATTGACGAAAACAGGGAAGTAGGGACGAATCCACAACAACTTCATCAACTAAGGGAGATGATCTGCCATGATCGCAATCATCCTTGTGTATTTCTCTGGTCATTAGGTAATGAAGAATGGGCTATTGAGGGTAATATAAAGGGAGCCCGAGTTATCAGAACCATGCAGGACTATGCAGGACGATTGGATTCTTCACGGGCTTTTACCGCTGCTGTAAGCGGCGGCTGGGATAATGGGATTGGAATGGTCACTCAGGTAATGGGTTACAATTATATTGTACAAGGCAATATAGACGAACATCATGCTAAATTTCCATGGCAGTCGGGCATTGGAACGGAAGAAAGCAATACGATTGGGACACGGGGCGTTTATATTACGAATGATTCAACAGCACATATGGCACCGACAAACCGGATGCCGCAAAATGTCGGAACAGAATCAGGATGGAAATTTTATGCTGCACGGCCTTTCCTGGCTGGTTTATGCTATTGGACGGGATTTGATTACCGGGGAGAACCTACTCCCTATGGCTGGCCTCAGGTCTCTTCGCAATTTGGTATTTTGGATATGTGTGGATTTCCCAAAGATATTTTTTATTATCTAAAATCGTGGTGGGGAAAACAACCTGTTTTACATATTTCTCCTTATTGGAATTGGAATGTGAAAGAAGGTACGTCGATTCAGGTCATTGCCTACAGCAACTGTGATTCGGTAGAACTGTTTCTGAATCATAAGAGTTTGGGGAGTAAAATAATGCCTGTAAATTCACATCTGGAATGGCAAGTCCCGTATGAACGGGGGACTTTGTTAGCGCTTGGGTTTAAAAATGGAAAACAAATTATTGCCGACAGTGTACAAACGTCCGGACCTCCGGCGGCTATTCAGCTTATTCCGGATCGGTCTGTCATTAAAGCCGATGGAGCGGATGTCTCAGTAATTACGGTTCGGATGAATGATGCAAAAGCCCGATTCGTACCTGATGCTGATAATGAAATCTATTTTCATCTGGCCGGGCCGGGTAAAATTATTGGCGTTGGCAATGGAGATCCTTCTTCACACGAAAAAGACCGGTTTGTTGAAAACAATCAGATGGTGGCCATCGACAGCCTTACATTCCAATTAGTTAAATCACAACAAGATTATCCTGATGCTATCAAGACTTGGAATGATCGATATTGGCCTTCATTGACTACGGCTCAGGGTGACTACAACGTACAGCCGCACGACTCTCTCAAAGCATGCATTATTTGTGGTCAATTTTATTTGTCTTCGTATGAATCAAATACAACCATTGCTTTGTGGCCAAAAAGTCTTGGAGAAACAGAGAATGTTTATATCAACGGGCATCTTATCGCTAGCCATATAAAAAGGAATGATCCGGTTGTACGCTATGAGATTAATCATGCGATTCTTCATAAGGGAAAAAACATCTATACGGTTGTGGCAATTCCTTTAGAGAAAAAGTATCAGTATGAAAATTTGAATACTGATCCGGGTACTATTCAGGTATGTACGCCGGCTTCAACATGGCGGCGAAAAGCATTTAACGGCTTGGCGCAAGTGATTGTACAGTCAGGCAAGACGCCTGGAACTTTAACTTTGTCGGCAACATCCGATGACCTATCAACAGCAAAGATTATGATCCAGACAAAACCTTGTAAGTCATATCCTGAGATACAGTCTGCAATTCAAACAAAATAG
- a CDS encoding glycoside hydrolase family 5 protein has product MRKKIILLSMFIGLMVNISQSVSSQTVQPAFHHWWEDNTVYNSTPAPNAKLLPRISVKGNRFVNPQGIPVLFRGLSIADPDKIEHQGQWNKALFVRIKQLGAMVVRIPVHPIAWRERTPANYLKLLDQAVEWCTETGLYVDIDWHSIGNLDEGLFQDPMYVTTKAETFNFWRTIAQHFSGNHTVAFLELFNEPTDYNGKLGNLSWEQWKTLNEELIQLIRSYDNHSIPLVAGFDWAYDLTPLHYAPVHAEGIGYVTHPYPHKRTPPYVPKWEEDFGFAANKYPVIATEIGFTLGDGSIKDNGDYGKAIIQYLEGKGISWMWWVYDPQWTPGMIESWNTFKLTDCGKFFEKAAKGEINK; this is encoded by the coding sequence ATGAGAAAAAAAATTATCCTCTTATCCATGTTTATAGGGCTGATGGTAAATATTTCGCAGTCCGTGAGTTCGCAGACCGTACAACCTGCTTTTCATCACTGGTGGGAAGATAATACGGTTTATAATAGTACTCCCGCTCCCAATGCGAAATTGTTGCCCAGAATCAGTGTCAAAGGAAATCGCTTCGTAAACCCTCAAGGCATACCGGTTCTCTTTCGCGGTCTTTCCATTGCCGATCCTGATAAGATTGAACATCAGGGACAATGGAATAAAGCTCTGTTTGTTAGGATTAAACAACTTGGAGCTATGGTGGTGCGTATTCCAGTACATCCTATAGCATGGAGGGAAAGAACGCCGGCTAACTATCTGAAACTACTTGATCAGGCTGTTGAATGGTGCACCGAAACAGGGTTGTATGTGGACATCGATTGGCATTCCATCGGAAATTTGGATGAAGGTTTATTTCAAGACCCGATGTATGTGACCACAAAAGCCGAAACGTTTAATTTTTGGCGCACTATTGCACAACATTTCAGTGGTAATCATACTGTTGCATTTCTGGAACTTTTCAACGAACCGACCGATTATAATGGTAAACTTGGAAATCTGTCATGGGAGCAATGGAAGACCCTCAATGAAGAGTTGATTCAATTAATCCGTTCTTATGATAATCACAGCATTCCCTTGGTTGCCGGCTTCGATTGGGCCTATGATTTAACGCCGTTGCATTATGCTCCTGTCCATGCAGAGGGAATTGGCTATGTCACCCATCCTTATCCGCACAAACGTACTCCACCGTATGTCCCGAAATGGGAAGAAGATTTTGGATTTGCCGCCAATAAATATCCGGTAATTGCAACTGAAATCGGTTTTACATTGGGAGATGGAAGTATAAAAGATAATGGCGATTATGGAAAGGCAATTATTCAATACCTTGAAGGGAAAGGCATAAGTTGGATGTGGTGGGTGTATGATCCTCAATGGACTCCCGGCATGATTGAATCGTGGAACACATTTAAATTGACGGATTGCGGCAAATTCTTTGAAAAAGCAGCAAAAGGAGAAATTAATAAATAG
- a CDS encoding TIM-barrel domain-containing protein, which translates to MFRIWKGDKLNPSAHDLSIINYRFPKVFFSIKQHGATYVILTDSLLIWYNPHEDFTQGGIQVSLRRNPVMILKRLDAQDTLNLGGVIPSLDNCNGDLKYAEQNNIHSKSHLHLIPDGILSRRGFSVFRHTQDTLALYNPGDRYEDLYVMGYGDDFREAFHDFYRLSGKIPMLPKWSLGLIYSRWADYTANDYKHIVNKFRQERIPIDAIVLDMCWHTNEWYGYQIDTCNFPDLKVFNLWADSVHVETGFNHHSGAIYAKDPHIMEFCRKAGIDYAKSLIPGMSWEPDKPDIHYDVKNKKQFKAFYDIYISPLIKDGFDFLWVDGENSIYSSEWYQKYLAQETHKRTFILNRLHAGVLCNHRYPVGFSGDTYISWNTMAYCLENNIAGSNNGVYWSHDIGGYMPQGLSGYIPTGELFARWLQLGAMSPVFRVHAKKAAYWTPPCKPGEFDFGSRLPWQWGDTVLRSARVSIQLRYKLLPYIYTMTRIAHDTGMPLCRGLYLEYPQSGQAYRYDEYMFGNDFLVAPILQASSDKNDYTTRNVWLPQGNWYDFFNQTLYSGNQQISVSKSLFQFPLFVKAGAIIPMSPYYSYSGVPLDTLLIYVYTPVKTGKTVFRLYEDDGISFSYKKGAYRWTNLDYIYTNKVSQEILIHPAKGNFKGSVKQRAYKIFVINTPHPKSLRLNGKPCTSWSWDAATKMLSIDIKQQDVHADLIVEANL; encoded by the coding sequence ATGTTCAGAATCTGGAAAGGAGATAAATTAAACCCTTCTGCACATGATTTAAGCATCATCAATTATCGATTCCCGAAAGTCTTTTTCAGTATTAAACAACACGGTGCAACCTATGTAATTCTGACTGACTCTCTACTTATCTGGTACAATCCGCACGAAGATTTTACGCAAGGTGGGATTCAAGTATCCTTAAGACGAAATCCTGTAATGATTCTTAAAAGGTTGGATGCACAAGATACCTTGAACTTAGGAGGTGTAATTCCATCTTTGGATAATTGCAATGGAGACCTGAAATATGCTGAGCAAAATAATATTCATTCCAAAAGCCATTTGCATCTCATTCCTGACGGAATACTTAGCAGAAGAGGTTTTTCTGTGTTCAGACATACGCAGGATACGCTTGCTTTGTATAACCCGGGAGATAGATACGAAGATCTGTATGTAATGGGTTATGGAGATGATTTTAGAGAGGCCTTTCACGATTTCTATCGTTTGTCTGGGAAAATTCCCATGCTACCAAAATGGTCGCTTGGCCTTATTTATTCTCGTTGGGCGGATTATACGGCAAACGACTATAAGCATATTGTCAATAAATTTCGCCAGGAAAGAATTCCTATTGATGCTATTGTTTTAGACATGTGCTGGCATACCAATGAATGGTATGGTTATCAGATTGATACTTGTAATTTTCCTGATCTAAAGGTATTTAATCTGTGGGCTGATAGCGTACATGTAGAAACCGGATTTAATCATCATTCCGGGGCAATTTATGCCAAAGATCCTCATATCATGGAGTTTTGTCGAAAGGCAGGCATTGATTATGCGAAATCTTTAATCCCGGGCATGTCATGGGAGCCGGATAAGCCGGATATTCATTATGATGTAAAGAACAAAAAACAATTCAAAGCCTTTTATGATATCTATATTTCTCCTCTGATTAAAGATGGGTTTGATTTTCTTTGGGTGGATGGCGAAAACTCCATCTATTCGTCTGAGTGGTATCAAAAGTACCTTGCTCAGGAGACTCATAAAAGAACTTTTATATTGAACCGGTTACATGCCGGCGTCCTTTGTAACCATCGCTATCCGGTAGGATTTTCCGGTGATACGTATATTAGTTGGAACACAATGGCTTATTGCTTGGAAAATAATATTGCTGGGAGTAATAATGGAGTCTATTGGTCTCATGATATCGGAGGCTATATGCCGCAAGGCTTGTCGGGATATATCCCAACAGGAGAGCTATTTGCCCGATGGCTTCAATTGGGAGCGATGTCTCCTGTTTTCAGGGTGCATGCCAAAAAAGCAGCATATTGGACTCCACCATGCAAGCCTGGGGAATTTGACTTTGGGTCAAGACTGCCTTGGCAATGGGGAGATACCGTTCTTCGTTCTGCAAGAGTTTCTATTCAGTTAAGATATAAGTTATTGCCCTATATATACACTATGACAAGGATTGCCCATGATACCGGGATGCCTTTGTGCAGGGGGTTGTATCTTGAATATCCCCAGTCAGGTCAAGCATATCGATATGATGAATATATGTTTGGAAATGATTTTCTGGTTGCTCCTATTTTACAGGCATCTTCTGATAAAAACGATTATACAACAAGAAATGTATGGCTCCCTCAAGGCAACTGGTATGATTTTTTCAACCAAACATTGTATAGCGGAAATCAACAAATATCCGTATCCAAGTCGTTATTTCAGTTTCCATTATTTGTCAAGGCAGGGGCTATTATTCCTATGTCTCCTTATTATAGTTATTCCGGTGTACCGTTGGATACATTGCTCATTTATGTATATACCCCTGTGAAGACAGGGAAAACCGTTTTTCGCCTTTATGAAGATGATGGCATTAGTTTTTCATATAAAAAGGGAGCATATAGATGGACTAACCTGGATTATATATATACAAATAAGGTGTCGCAGGAGATCCTGATTCACCCTGCAAAAGGAAATTTCAAAGGGAGTGTGAAGCAAAGGGCATATAAAATATTTGTGATAAATACACCACACCCAAAAAGCTTGCGTCTGAATGGGAAGCCCTGTACAAGTTGGAGTTGGGATGCTGCAACAAAAATGCTTTCAATCGATATTAAGCAACAGGATGTCCATGCCGATTTAATTGTAGAAGCGAACCTATAG
- a CDS encoding RagB/SusD family nutrient uptake outer membrane protein gives MKKIAIYLSAVLILTLSGCSQSFLDTQDLTTKTTANFYQTPSDAAQALTAIYSSYCSAIDPNNGGSIFLLSEQMSDECFSGGGQHDNQGAMDQWQESKTDQYGSTWANYYQGIFRANNLIKYIGQVTGWSNEAQKNQIAGEAHFMRAMNYFDLMRLFGGPVSGTMTGVPLITDPAYPTAKRASVDSCYAQIASDLKFAIDSMPGVAYNSLDPGHATKWAAEALMARVFLFYNGEAYGRNYSQLGSNATMPLVGGGKVTNAEVVGWIDDCIANSGYAVVSTFGDLWPYSYKSANNTYPYAINNDLSWVGDDGSNGGNNHEAVFQIVYSTFGGWNNNQSTSFCNSIDLFQGWRLQGTLPFGYGWGWCTVSPTVFNTTSWFLPGDLRKVGSVCDVTDPNEGITPSYTWGGDLWEETGYWQKKYVPINVKAPASAGATGNIWNYSHEIYPTLTYNTSTDNTQNLILIRFSDVLLMGAELGSSKALTYLNDVHEHSGLPALTAVSLAAIQQERKAELAFEGVRYWDELRWGTMATDLAAESGATIWNAGTKTTYTPNVTRFNETKGFLPIPETQISLSSGELQQNDGWNSTDGDRTYQGN, from the coding sequence ATGAAAAAGATAGCAATATATTTATCTGCAGTCCTGATATTGACTTTATCAGGATGTTCCCAAAGTTTTCTGGATACGCAGGATTTGACAACAAAAACAACTGCCAATTTTTATCAAACACCTTCGGATGCTGCACAAGCACTGACCGCTATTTATTCATCCTATTGTTCGGCCATAGACCCTAATAATGGAGGTTCTATCTTTTTACTTTCCGAACAAATGTCAGATGAGTGTTTTAGTGGTGGTGGACAACATGACAATCAAGGAGCCATGGATCAATGGCAAGAATCAAAGACAGATCAATATGGAAGTACATGGGCTAATTATTATCAAGGCATTTTCAGGGCAAACAATCTGATTAAGTATATTGGTCAAGTAACTGGATGGTCGAATGAAGCGCAAAAGAATCAAATTGCAGGAGAAGCTCATTTTATGAGAGCCATGAATTATTTTGATCTGATGCGTTTGTTTGGTGGCCCGGTTAGCGGAACGATGACGGGAGTCCCTTTAATCACCGATCCGGCTTATCCTACAGCTAAAAGAGCTTCAGTAGATAGTTGTTATGCACAAATCGCTTCTGATCTTAAATTTGCCATTGACAGCATGCCTGGTGTTGCTTATAATTCATTAGATCCGGGGCATGCTACAAAGTGGGCGGCAGAGGCTTTGATGGCTCGTGTGTTTTTATTTTATAATGGAGAAGCTTATGGTCGAAACTACAGTCAACTTGGTTCGAATGCAACCATGCCTTTGGTTGGCGGCGGTAAAGTTACTAATGCTGAGGTTGTGGGCTGGATTGATGATTGTATTGCCAATAGTGGGTATGCTGTTGTGTCTACTTTCGGGGATTTATGGCCATATTCGTACAAAAGCGCTAACAACACCTATCCATATGCTATCAACAATGATTTGTCATGGGTTGGTGATGATGGTTCAAACGGTGGCAACAATCATGAAGCTGTATTCCAGATTGTATATTCAACTTTTGGAGGTTGGAACAACAATCAAAGTACCTCGTTTTGCAATAGCATAGATCTATTCCAGGGATGGAGATTGCAAGGAACTTTGCCTTTTGGTTACGGTTGGGGCTGGTGTACTGTTAGCCCGACGGTGTTCAACACTACTAGCTGGTTCTTGCCGGGGGATCTGCGTAAGGTTGGTTCGGTTTGTGATGTTACCGATCCCAATGAAGGGATTACACCTTCATATACTTGGGGTGGAGATTTATGGGAGGAAACCGGATATTGGCAAAAGAAATATGTTCCAATCAATGTAAAAGCTCCGGCTAGCGCAGGTGCCACTGGCAATATCTGGAACTATAGCCATGAAATTTATCCTACTTTAACGTATAATACATCTACAGATAACACTCAAAATTTGATTTTGATTCGTTTCTCTGATGTATTATTAATGGGTGCTGAGTTAGGCAGTTCAAAGGCTTTGACCTATTTGAATGATGTCCATGAACATTCTGGATTGCCTGCTTTAACCGCAGTTTCATTAGCAGCAATACAGCAAGAAAGAAAGGCAGAATTGGCTTTCGAAGGCGTACGTTACTGGGATGAACTTCGTTGGGGAACAATGGCTACTGATCTTGCTGCTGAAAGCGGAGCTACTATTTGGAATGCCGGAACTAAAACAACCTATACTCCTAATGTGACCCGTTTCAACGAAACAAAAGGGTTCTTACCTATCCCTGAAACACAAATCTCTCTTTCCAGCGGAGAACTCCAACAAAATGACGGATGGAATTCTACTGATGGAGACAGAACTTATCAGGGAAATTAA